One Sphingopyxis macrogoltabida genomic region harbors:
- a CDS encoding RNA polymerase sigma factor: protein MQPSRDQLDLGRRWRPALLSYFLRRVRDHAEAEDLTQELLAKLLKHDGDDFASPEAYIFQMASNLLADRARRQKVRAQYREFVGRSEDAGIDPIDPFRIAAGRAELADLARALGALPERTQTIFILYRLENLSQDRIAETFGISVSAVKKHVARAMAGLMKAMRSAP from the coding sequence ATGCAGCCCTCAAGAGACCAGCTCGATCTGGGGCGCCGCTGGCGTCCCGCGCTTCTGTCCTACTTCCTCCGGCGCGTGCGCGACCATGCCGAGGCCGAGGATCTGACGCAGGAACTGCTTGCGAAGCTGCTGAAGCATGACGGCGACGATTTCGCCTCGCCCGAAGCCTATATCTTCCAGATGGCGTCCAACCTGCTCGCGGACCGCGCGCGGCGGCAGAAGGTGCGCGCGCAATATCGCGAGTTCGTCGGCCGCAGCGAGGATGCGGGGATCGATCCGATCGATCCGTTCCGCATCGCGGCGGGGCGCGCCGAACTGGCCGACCTGGCGCGCGCGCTGGGCGCGCTGCCCGAACGGACGCAGACGATCTTCATCCTCTACCGGCTCGAAAACCTGTCGCAGGACCGGATTGCCGAAACCTTCGGTATTTCGGTGAGCGCGGTGAAGAAACATGTCGCGCGCGCGATGGCGGGGCTGATGAAAGCCATGAGGAGCGCGCCATGA
- a CDS encoding FecR family protein, whose product MSAGDDAIEAAALWCVQLSEGELGEQEWRRFEAWLETPGHAGLFQDAAAVWQASGAVGDWPEVIALRTRALNRFGNAKQRRWPVASPGRLKWATGYAAALLLVVTVTLFWYGNRPRQYETGIGERQVAVLADGSHVSLDAVTAMKVRMKDEGRQVELVEGRAKFDVAKDPLRPFTVAAGDKLIVAVGTSFSVELIGGQVRVVLYEGQVEVRDRADTARVAGAAARRLVMRPGSELVGAVGSSEPAQLTRPDLSQSLSWEQGLVNFEGEPLASAVERMNRYSAKRIRIADPALGAIRVDGVYRAGDLDAFVEGITALHPVRQNTLGEEIILQGK is encoded by the coding sequence ATGAGCGCCGGCGACGACGCGATCGAAGCCGCGGCGCTGTGGTGCGTGCAACTGTCCGAGGGCGAACTGGGCGAGCAGGAATGGCGCCGGTTCGAGGCGTGGCTCGAAACTCCCGGCCACGCCGGCCTGTTCCAGGATGCGGCCGCCGTCTGGCAGGCGTCGGGGGCGGTTGGCGACTGGCCTGAGGTCATCGCGCTGCGGACCAGGGCGCTCAATCGCTTCGGCAACGCAAAGCAGCGGCGCTGGCCCGTCGCCTCGCCGGGGCGGCTCAAATGGGCGACGGGCTATGCTGCGGCGCTGCTGCTCGTCGTGACGGTGACGTTGTTCTGGTATGGCAACCGGCCGCGGCAATATGAAACGGGGATCGGCGAGCGGCAGGTCGCGGTGCTTGCCGACGGATCGCACGTCTCGCTCGACGCGGTGACCGCGATGAAAGTGCGGATGAAGGACGAGGGGCGGCAGGTCGAACTCGTCGAAGGGCGCGCCAAATTCGATGTCGCGAAGGATCCGCTGCGCCCGTTCACCGTCGCCGCGGGCGACAAGCTGATCGTCGCGGTCGGCACTTCGTTCAGCGTCGAGCTGATCGGCGGACAGGTGCGCGTTGTTCTGTACGAAGGGCAGGTCGAGGTTCGCGACCGCGCCGATACGGCGCGCGTGGCGGGGGCTGCGGCGCGGCGGCTGGTAATGCGGCCGGGCAGCGAGCTGGTCGGGGCGGTCGGCTCCAGCGAGCCCGCACAGCTCACGCGGCCCGACCTGTCGCAGTCGCTGAGCTGGGAGCAGGGGCTGGTCAATTTCGAGGGCGAGCCGCTGGCAAGCGCGGTCGAACGGATGAATCGCTATTCGGCCAAGCGCATCCGCATCGCCGATCCGGCGCTCGGCGCGATCCGGGTCGACGGCGTCTATCGCGCCGGCGATCTCGACGCCTTCGTGGAAGGGATTACCGCGCTGCACCCGGTACGGCAGAATACCTTGGGCGAAGAGATCATTCTGCAGGGCAAATGA